One Dictyostelium discoideum AX4 chromosome 3 chromosome, whole genome shotgun sequence genomic region harbors:
- a CDS encoding calcium-binding EF-hand domain-containing protein yields MNFFKKLCRILNEIIRTDSDFNQSITLQELIADLKNKKAKNPVGTAVAVFRDADKNKNGKLTYEEIRNWAITKNSNAINDALTKEVNEILSPMDKDNDGNLTAGEMLDYFVKQGLKLNDACEMIKSYFEQVDKDSDGILTVCELKKFIGADLQVPSQ; encoded by the exons atgaattttttcaaaaaattatgtaggattttg aatGAAATAATTAGAACTGATAGTGATTTTAACCAAAGTATTACACTTCAAGAATTAATTgcagatttaaaaaataaaaaagccAAAAATCCAGTTGGAACTGCTGTAGCTGTTTTTAGAGATGCtgacaaaaataaaaatggcaAATTAA cATATGAAGAAATAAGAAACTGGGCTATTACTAAAAACTCAAATGCTATTAATGATGCTCTTACCAAAGAAGTAAACGAAATTCTCTCACCAATGgataaagataatgatgGTAATTTAACCGCTGGTGAAATGCTTGATTATTTTGTTAAACAaggtttaaaattaaatg aTGCATGCGAAATGATCAAATCATATTTTGAACAAGTCGATAAAGATTCTGATGGTATTTTAACTGTTTGCGAACttaaaaag ttCATTGGCGCTGATTTACAAGTACCATCACaataa